The Phycisphaerae bacterium sequence ACGACTGCCCCTGCAGGAAACGGACGCGGCCATGGAGACTATACTCCTCCGCCATATCCTGAACGCTGAGCTGCTCGACCGCGCGGTCGTCCTGGCCTTCGATCAGTACCACAACACCGACGGACAAGCCGTCGGAGCCCGCCCAAACCGCTCCGCCATCGGCAGCGATCTGTACCTGTCCAATACCTACGTGCGCGGTCTGTGGCAGCGCTACCCTCGCCGAATCCTGTTCGGTGCGTCAATCCACCCCTACCGCCGGCTCGGCGCCATGACCGCCGCAGACATGCTGACCGAGGTGGCCGCGGCCGGGGCCGTGCTCGTCAAGTGGCTGCCGCAAACACAGAACATCGATTCGCAGGATCCGCGCACCGTGGCGTTCCTCCGCCAGGCTGCGAAACTGGGGATCCCCCTGCTCGTACACTTCGGCCCGGAGTACACCCTCGGCCATCACCACAAGCAGTTCGCCAACCCAGCGGGCATGCTCCAAACACTCCGGCAACTGCGCGATGATGGAGATATGCCCACGGTCATCGTCGCCCACCTCGCAACACCCTCGATGTGGCCCGTTGCCCTGGCAACCCGCCCCCACCGGATCCTGATCGAGGCCCTGGCCGGCGAGTTCGCCAGCGCCCCCCTCTATGCCGATATCGCCGCCTTGACCATGTTCAGCAAGGCCCGATGGCTCAAACGCACATTGCGAATTCCAGCAGTCCGTGCGAAACTGGTCCATGGCAGCGATTTTCCGATACCTTCGAGCCCCTTGTTCTTCCGGTCGGCCCTGGGGAAGGAGTACCACCGCGTCCGCCAAATGCCCTCCTGGCTCGATCGCGACGTGGCGATCAAGTCAGCCGCCGGCATGGGCGAGGACGTGCTTCGACGCGGCGGCGAGTTGCTGGCAAGCCGCATCAGGGCTGCGGACGCCTTGGCAGGCATCGTTTGACAAGACCCCATGAGAGGAATATGGTTTCACCCGTGAAAAGAACACCACTATACGACTACCATGTGCAACAGGGCGCCCGAATCGTAGACTTCGCGGGCTGGGACATGCCCCTGCTCTACGCGGGCATCGTCGAAGAGCACCTGCATACCCGCCGCATAGGCTCAGTCTTCGATGTCTCCCACATGGGACGAATCGAGTTCCGGGGATCCGACACGGAAGCCCTTCTCCAGAAGGTCTGCACCCGCCAGCTGCATGACGCCCAGGTCGGCCAGTCCCGCTACAGCCACGTCTGTGACCAGAATGGCGGCATCCTCGATGACGTTATCGTCTCTCGGTACGACGACTACTGGTTCATGGTCTGCAACGCCTGCAACCACGACCGGATCGTGTCTTGGCTCCAACAACACACAACCGGCAAGGACGTCGAGATCAAGGATGTCACCGAATCCACACTCATGATCGCCATCCAGGGCCCCGCCGTCCTCCCGAAACTCGCCCCGAAACTGCCGTTCCCGCTGAACGAACTAAAGAGATACCGATTCACGTCCGGCACTTTCATGATGACCCCCTACTCCATCTTCCGCAGCGGCTACACCGGCGAAGACGGCGTCGAGGTGATCCTGCCGGCCTCGATCGGCCCCCTGCTCATCGGCGCAGTGGCCGGGCTGGCCCAGGGAGAAGATGCCCTCAAACCAGCCGGACTCGGCGCTCGCGATACGCTCCGGATCGAGGCCGGCATGCCCCTCTACGGCCACGAGTTGACCGAAGAGACCGACTCCCTGTCAGCTGGCCTGGCCTGGTGCGTCGATCTCAAAAAGGACTTCATCGGTGCGGCCAGGCTCCGCGAAATCGCCAAGAACGGTTCCAAACACAAGCTCGTCGGACTCGAACTGACCAGCAAGCGAATCGCCCGCCAAGGCACACCCGTCTGCAGCGGCAGCCGCGCGGTCGGCACAGTCACCAGCGGAACCATGTCCCCGACCTTGGGCAAGAGCATCGCCATGGCCTACGTGGACAGCGCCTTATCCAGCACGGGCCAGAAACTAGGCGTGGACCTGGGCGGCAAGACCATCGACGCCGTCGTGGTTCCCATTCCGTTCTACAAGAAACCATAAGACCAAGCCATCGAACCTAAGGAGAGTCAACCCAGTGAGTGCCAACCCGGCTGATCGCAAGTACAGCAAAACGCATGAGTGGTTCGCGGCCGCGGGTAACGTGGTCACAGTCGGAATCACCAAGTTCGCCGCCGACCAGTTGACGGACATCACCTTCGTGGACCTGCCCCCGGTGGGCACCAAAGTCAACGCGGGTAAGCCCTTCGGCGAAATCGAATCCGTGAAGGCCACCGGCGAGTTGGTGTCGTATGTCACCGGCGAGGTGATCGAAACCAACACCGCCCTGGCCGACCAGCCCGGACTGGTCAACACGGATTCGTTCGGCGGCGGCTGGATGATCAAGGTCAAGGTGGCCGACCTCTCGGCCCTGAAGGCCCTGATGGACAGCCCCGCCTACGAGGCCATGCTCCAGGAGGGATGACCCCCCTGCCGGATGCCCGACGGTCGCCAGCCTTCGACGTCGAGCAAGTAGGACCAGAGACGCAAGAACGCCCTTAGCAGGCGAGTAGGGTGCCACCGGGATGAACTACCTTCAACTGACGGACAACGACGTGCAGCACATGCTCTCGACCATTGGCGTCGGGCGAGTGGACGACCTCTTCCGGGACATCCCCCCGAGCCTGCGGCTCAACCGCCCCCTCCAGCTACCCGAACCGCTCGACGAACTCTCCCTCCTGGCCGAGCTCGAACGTATGGCTAAGGCCAATCACACCTGCGATGAGCTGGTCTGCTTTCTGGGCGGCGGCTCCTACGACCACTTCATTCCCACCGTGGTCGATTCACTGGCCGGCCAGAGCGAGTTCGTGACCGCCTACACCCCCTACCAGGCTGAGGCCTCCCAGGGCGCCCTCCAGGCTTTCTACGAGTACCAGACCCTGATCTGCCAACTGACCGGCATGGACGTGTCCAATGCCTCACTCTACGAGGGCGCAACCGCCGTGGCCGAGGCGGTCCTCATCGCCCGATCAAGCACCGGACGACGACGGGTCGTTGTCTCCGCGGCGGTGCATCCCGATACCCGCGGCGTTCTGGCAACCTACCTCCGCGAACTGCCCATCGATCTGGTACCCATCGAAACCGCCGGCGGCCTGTCCAGCCCCGATGATCTCCGGCGGGCAGTGGATGATCAGACGGCCGCGGTCGTGATCCAGACACCGAATGTCTTCGGATGCGTCGAGCGGCTCGATCGCCTCAGCGCCATCGCCCATGAGCGCGGCGCGGTGGTCGTTGCGGCAGTCGACCCGATTTCCTGCGCCCTGCTCAAGTCGCCAGGCACCCTGGGCGCCGACATCGCCGTCGGCGATGCCCAGCCGCTCGGCATCCCAATGTCGTTTGGCGGGCCCTCGGCCGGCTTCATGGCCTGCAAGCAGGCGTTCATGCGCAAGATGCCCGGCCGGCTCATCGGCGCGACCACCGACGAGGCCGGACGTCGAGCCTTCTGCCTGACGCTCCAGACCCGCGAGCAACACATCCGCCGCGAGCGGGCCACGAGCAACATCTGCACCAACCAGGGACTCTACGCCCTTCGTGTGGCCATCTACCTCTCGGCGGTCGGTCGGCAAGGCGCGGCCAGAGTCGCCTCGCTTTGCCTCGACAAGTCACATTACGCCGCAGAACGGATCGCCGGCCTCAAGGGCTTCGAGTTGCGATTCCAGGCGCCGTTCTTCAAGGAATTCGTCGTCCGAACAACCAAGGACGTCAAGCGGGTCCTGGCCCACGCCCGCAAACGCGGGCTCCTGGCCGGCGTACCCCTCGAACCCTGGTACGACCACCTGGCAGACTGCTTCCTGGTGGCCGTTACGGAAAAACGCTCCCGCGAACAGATCGACGCTCTGGTCGCAGCTCTCGATGAGTCATGAGCCCGGAGCGACGCTGAGGAACAAGGACGTGGGTTACGACGTTGAGTTTGTCCAGATACCGGTAGACTCGTCTACGACCTTCCCCGTCGCGCCCGAAGCGGCTAGGCGGCTACGCAAGAACGCGGTGCCCTTCCGCGATCCGGCGGCGGTCAGCAGTCTGCTGCTGCAAATGGACGGGGCCAAACCAGCCCTCGATGACGGAATCGACTACCTGGGCAAGGGACTCAGCTATGCCCGGCTGTTCGTTCGCCAGGACGCGATCCATGTGGATAACAATCTCAACGGAGCGGAATTGCTCAAACTCTACGCCAAACTGAATGATCGCTACCGGCAACTGCTGATTCTGGATCTTCAGAGCGGCCAGCTGCATGACGCAGCCAGCTACAAGGAGTGGTGGTCCCGACCACTGTGATCTCATGGTTCACCAAGCCAATACAGCCAACGCCCTGTCCGCCAACCCCCTGTCCGGAGCAGGCCTCGTCCCCTCCGAGAAGCTCATCTTCGAGCGAAGCACACCCGGCCTGACCGCGGTTTCACTGCCCCCCACCGATGTCCCTCCGGTGGACAGGGAGAAGGCCATCCCCCGCGAATTGCTGGCCGACTCCGCCCCCCTGCTGCCCGAAGTCGGCGAACTGGACCTCGTTCGCCACTACACCCGGCTCGCCCATCGCCTCTTCAGCGTCGACGGCAACTTCTATCCGCTCGGCTCCTGCACCATGAAGTACAACCCGAAGATCAACGAGCGAGCGGCGGCCATGCCCGGATTCACCGCCCTGCATCCCCTCCAGCAAGAGGTGGACATTCAGGGCATCATGGAGCTGCTCTATCATACCCGCATCTTCCTGGCCGAAATCGCCGGCCTGGCCGACGTGACCCTGCAGCCCTGCGCCGGAGCCCACGGCGAGATGACAGGCGTCATGATCATCAGCGCCTACCACCGCCACCACGGCCAGGACCGGCCCAAGGTCCTCACCCCGGACTCGGCCCACGGAACCAACCCGGCCACTTGTACTATGTGCGGCCGGCACGCCCTGACCGTGTCATCACGACCCGACGGCAGGGTCGACCTCAACGACCTGCGCAGCAAGGTGGACGAACAAACCGCCGCCTTGATGATCACCAACCCCAACACAACCGGCCTGTTCGACCCCCAGATCGCCAACATCGCCGAGATCCTGCACGCCAAGGGCGCCCTCCTTTACCTCGACGGGGCCAACATGAATGCCATCCTCGGTATCGCCCGCCCCGGCGACTTCGGGGTCGATGTCATGCACTTCAATGTGCACAAGACATTCAGCACCCCTCACGGTTGCGGCGGCCCGGGCGCCGGCCCAGTGGCCGTCTCCGAGAAGCTCCGCGGCTTCCTGCCCGGACCACAGGTTATCCGCCGGGCGGATGGAACCTATGGATGGGATTCGATGGGGAAAAGTTCTATCGGACGGGTGCGGTCGTTCCACGGTCAAATCGGTGTCCTGGTGCGAACCTTCGCCTACATCAGGGCCCTCGGAGCTGCCGGCCTGCGCGGCGTCAGCGAGAAGGCCGTACTCTCCGCCAACTACATCGCCGCCCGCCTGCGCGGCCACTACGCCATGCCCTTCGAGCCCCCCTATGCCCACGAGTTCATCACCGTGCCCGAGTTCCGCGATCGCGGCGTCACCGAGTTGGACATCTCCAAGCGGCTCATCGACCATTCGTTCCATCCGCCAACCATGAGCTGGCCGGTAGCCCACTGCCTCATGATCGAACCGACAGAGACGGAATCGCTGGCCACCCTCGATCAATTCATCGAGGCCATGATCAGCATCGCCCGGGAAGCTCGGGAAAACCCCGATATCCTCCACCATGCCCCCCACACCATGCCCGTACGGCGACTCGACGAGGTCACCGCAGCCCGCAAGCCCGACCTGTGCTGGCAACCGGAGTCCCCCTCGACATCCCCCGCCCCATCGCCCGTCGCCGAACGTGCCCCGGTCTCGTAGAATGCCGGCAGAGACCGCCGGTCACCGCGATGGTGACATCCGCAAACTGGGGTGACCCGAGCAATGGACCAAGCCGCATCAACAGTCCGCTGGCTGACAGATCCGCCCCTGGACGGGCCCGCGAACATGGCCCGCGACGAAGCCCTGCTCCAGCGGGTGGGCGCCGGCCAGTCGCCCCCGACGCTTCGCTTCTACCACTGGTCACCGGCCACGATCTCCATGGGCTACTTCCAGCCCTACCAGGACTTCGCATCCCTGCCTCCGCCGGCCGGTACCCTACCCGTCGTGCGCCGGCAGACCGGCGGCGGGGCCATCCTCCATGACCAGGAACTGACCTACTCACTCACCTTGCCGCTGGACCATCCCCTGATCGGCAAGGGCAATGCGAACGGCCTCTATGACCGCGTCCACGAAGGCTTTGCCGCCGTGCTCGGCTACCTCGGAATCGCCGTGTCACGCGGTGCCGCAACAGGTGCCTGCTCCCATCGCGGCCCCTTCTTCTGCTTCGAGCGACACAGCTGCTTCGACTTGATCGTGAACGGCCGCAAGATCCTGGGCAGCGCCCAGCGACGCACCAACCACGCAGTCCTCCAGCACGGCTCGCTGGTTCTGGGCCGCCGGTACGAGCAACAGCCGTGCGCGGCCGTGGCCGACTACTGTTCCGTTGCCATGGACTGCTACCTGGATCGACTGGCGAGCGCCATCCTGCAGGAGTACACCGGCCTTCAGGACCCGCTCGTGCCCGGGGAACTGGCCCTGGCCGACCAGCTTCGCGGCAAATACGAGGACCCGGCCTGGACTCGAAAACGTTGACTGAGACGCCGCCTGATTCCGTCCGACCCCGCAAACGCCGCCCCCGAATCTGGGTGATCCTCGCCCTGATCACCCTGTGGGGGACCGTACTGTACTATCGCATGGAGATACGGGCCTACTGGTGGGTCCATCAACTCCAGAAAGCGACCACCCCCCAGGAGCGTCGGCACTATACACTGTGCCTGACATCCATCCGGGACTCGTCGTTGTATGCACTCCCCGGGCTGCTGCGCGACCCACGCCCGGAACTTCGCATCCTCGGCGTCGAAGCGCTCCGGGATTGCCAGAGCCTGCGCGCCCAACAGCTCCTGCTCAACGCCCTGCACGACGAGAGCGACCCGGTGGTCGTGCGCGCCGCACTGATGTTGTCGTGGCGCCGCGATCCAGCCACGTTTGTCCTGGATCGCCTGCGCGAAGACAGACTCGGCAAGAACCCGCGTTTCGCGTCCGCGGCCATCCTGGCCTTCGAACGGATCGGAGGACCCATCGCCGTGGAAGGAGTGCTCGCCGATCGAGCTCCCTCCTCCGATCCCAACCTGCTCGCCCAGGCGATGGACTCCCTGGCCAATCTCGACTGCCGAACGGAGTCCCGCTTTCTGATTGGATTGCTGACCGACCAGCGGCCAGTGACCGTCCCGCCCTTTTCCTGCCGTATGGCCGTCGAGGCCATCGCCCGGCTTCAAGGCGGCGAGGTGGCCAAGGGCATTGACCGCCAGGCACTTTTGGCCGCTACCCGGGCTCCGCCGACCGTCGGGGCCGCTGCCGCCCGATCGCTCTACCTGCTCACCGGCCAGTCCTTCGGTGATCCGGCCACCCGGCCCGCCGACGGAGGCCGCGCAATACAGCATCAATGGTACGCATGGCTTGATCGCCACGAACACGGTACTGATGCCGCATCGTCACCTGCGACGCTCCCGCCGTAGCCACCCGCAGGGCGCGACTTCCGCACCCGCAAGGTTGTCTACTCCCACCCACCGAGTTTGATGATGTCCTGGAAGGTGACCAACACAAAGATGCCGATGATCAGCACCAGGCCGATCATCTGCGTGGCCACTTGCACCCTGATGCTGATGGGCGTTCCCTTGATCTTCTCGATGATCAGGAATACGAACAGCCCGCCGTCAAAGATGGGCAGCGGCAGGAAGTTGATCACCGCGAGGTTGGCCGACATCATCGCCAGGAAGTAAAGGAGCTCCGGAATCCCAGCCTGGGCGACATCACTGCCGATCTTGATGATGCCGATTGGACCAGAGATCTGGTCCAGCCCCAGCGACCGGGTGAAGATCATCCGCTTCATGGCCAGATAAGCCTGCCCGATGAAGTAGTAGGTCTTGCGCACGCCGATCATCATGGCCTTCACCGGATTGGTCTCGCGAACCAGCTGCACCTCGTATCGAGAAGCGATGTCAATGACGTACTGCACGCGGAGGACCCAGGGATCAACCATCTCCGCGGTCACGGCGAGCTTTTCCTTGTGGAGTACGCGATCGGCCTGATCCCAGAACTCGACGTCCACGGTCTTGCCGACGCACTGGGACAGCACTTCCCGCGCCCCCTGCCAGCTGTCGACGGTGAAGGAGCGGCGCCGACCGTCCTTCTCGATCTCGACGTTGGTCTGTCCGTTGATCGACGTGATCGTCCTGGCGCCCGGCAGATCAAACGTCGTGCCAAGTGTGTGAGGAACGTGCAGGGTGGCCGATACCTCCGGCTGGTTCTCGTGTACCCAGGTGAGCTTCACATCCGTGCCTGCCAGCTTGGTGAACCGCTCCACCAGCTCATCCCAGGTCGCCACCGGCTGATCGTTGATCTTGGTGATCTTCGAACCTCGCGGCATGATCGACTTGAGCCGCGCCGCGGGAGTCTCATTCTTCTCGACACCCTCCGTCAGGATGTCGGCCACGACAACCTCGTCGTTCTCGTGCCCCAGAATCTCGGCGCCAATCTGTGGAGACCGCTTGAAGAACCAGCCCGGCACTTTCGGGACCACCTTCAGAGCAACAACCTGGGGCTTGCCGTCCCTGTAACGCAGTACCTCGACCGGGATGGCTCTTTCGGGATTGTTCTCAATACTGGTCTTATACTCATCCAGCCGGGGCGCAACCTGGCTGCCCCACCGCACCAGAACGTCGCCCGGCAGGATCCCGGCCTGCTCGGCCCGCTGGCCTTCGACCACATCGGTCACCCGGATCCTCGGCACCAGCCCCAGCAGGTGGCCGCTGGATTCGCCAAACCGGCCTTCCGGGGTCAATGCCATGCGAGCCCTTCTCTTGACAATGCGCTCCACGGCCCCCGGCGCGTCGGCTCCGGAAACGCTTGCCGCCCGCCGAACCGTGAGTTCCGCGAAACGTCCTTTCAGGTCGGTCAGTAGATTGCTCGCCTCGAAGAGGCTCGAAATGTCACGCCCGTTGACCTGGAGGATCTTGTCGCCGGCCTGCAGCTGCTCCTCATCGGACAGGGCCAGGTCCTTCATCGCCGCCGTGATCGACGTGTTCAGCGGAGGCGCGACGCCGATCTGGAGAATGTTCTTCTCCGCGTTCTTCTCGGGCAGAATCGTGACCGTCTCGGTGCGGACCTCACCGGACGCCCGATCCTTGCGCTGGTAGGTCAAGTGCAGCGGCTCGTCAGGATCGGAAAGCACCACGGCAGCTCGAAGATCGTTCTGGTCGGAGATCCACTCATCGTGAACCTTGACAATCCGGTCGCCCACCTGGAGGCCGGCCTGCTCGGCAGGACTGCCCGGCAGGATCCATCCAACCACCGCCGTGGGGGATTCCATACCGATCATGAACACAATCATGAACACCAGCGCGGCGAAGACCATGTTCATGATCACGCCCGCGGATACGATGATCATCCGTTGACCGGGCGGTTTGAAGAGAAACGAACGGGGATCGTCCTTCACGATCAGTTCGTCCTCTTTGTCGCCGAAGTCCTCCTGCCCCAGCATCTTGACGTACCCGCCCAGAGGCAAGGCATTGAAGGAATACCGGGTCTCGCCTCTGTCGAAACCAAACAACTCCTTGCCGAAGCCGATGGCGAACTTGTGCACCCGCACGCCGCAGGCCTTCGCCGCCAGGAAGTGGCCCAGCTCGTGAAAGAAAACCACCAGCGAAAAACCGATGAAAATCAGCACGTAAGACCAGATCGAACCCAGGTAGGATGAGAACGAAGCCTCCAGCCCGGCCGTCACCAGCTCGGTATCGACCGCCCCCGACATCCCAATCATGCCAATCACTGCTTCAAGCATTCAGCGACCTCGCGTCTAGCCCAGGCATCGGCGGCCAACAGCGCATCCAGGTCCGGCGCTGCCTGGACACTGTGCCGATCAAGCACCTGTCGAGCCAATTCGACAATCCGCCCGAACGGAATGCGCTCCTGGCGGAAGGCCTCGACGGCCTCTTCGTTGGCGGCGTTCAGGACCGCGCCCGCCGTCCCGCCTGTACGGGCAACCTCATATCCCAGCTCCAGGGCCGGGAACCGCTCAAAGTCCGGCGACTCGAAGTTCAGGCGGCGGATGGTCGAGAAATCCAGCTTCCGCGCACACCCTTCCGCCCGGTCGGGACAGGTCAGAGCATACTGGATCGGCGTCTTCATGTCAGGCGAACCCAACTGGGCAATGACCGAGCCGTCCACGAACTCGACCATCGAGTGAATAATCGACTCCGGGTGAATCACCACTTCAATTGAATCCGGCGAGAGATCGAACAACCACTTCGCTTCGATGATCTCCAGGGCCTTGTTCATCATCGTTGCCGAGTCAATCGTGATTTTAGGGCCCATATGCCACGTCGGGTGACGCAGGGCGTCCTGAAGGGTCGCCCCGGCCATCTGCTCGGCCGACCAGGCTCGGAACGGCCCGCCGCTGGCGGTCAGATAAATCTTCCGAACCTCACTTCGCCGCCCCGCGCTCATCGACTGAAAAACCGCAGAATGCTCGCTGTCGATCGGCAGCAGCACGGCTCCCGTCCTGGCCGCCAAGGACACAATGATCGAGCCGGCCACGACCAGGGCCTCTTTGTTCGCCAGCCCAACCTTCTTGCCGGCCTGCACCGCCGCCACCGTCGATTCTAACCCCGCCGCCCCCACGATCGCCGCCACCACGTAGTCCGTATCCGGACGCCTGGCCAGTTCGACCAGCCCGGCCGGCCCGGCAAGAAGCTCCGATCGACTGTCCAGAAAGGGCGCGATTTGAATGGCGTTGGCCGGGTCCGCAACCGCGACGGCCGGAGGATGGAACTCCTGACACTGGGCGGCCAGTTCCTGCCACCGACGCTTGGCCCCCAGCCCCGCCACCTCGTAGTCCGGCGCCAAGGAGCGGAGCACGTCCAGCGTGCTCGTGCCGATGGAACCCGTTGACCCCAGGATGGTTACCCGCTTCGCCACGGTGTGCCCCGGTGAAAAAGCGCCACTATAGGCCGCATCGGCGGGGGTGACAAGAAGCGTTGCGACACCAGGCATCGGTTCCTATAATCCCCAACAATCGAAGCGGGACTTGATGAGCTCGAAATCCGATGATTCACCCATGAATCAAACGCTCCTGACCACAAAGAAGTTTACAGTCGAACGCCGGGAATACGTCATCCCAGGCGTCGGAGCAGTCCACCGCGAACTCGTCGTCCACCCCGGAGCCGTCCTCATCCTGCCCCTGCTCACCCCCGACAAGGTGGTCATGATCCATAACTACCGATTCAGCGTCGGCTCCGAGCTGCTCGAACTGCCTGCCGGTACCCTCGAGCCACCCGAGGATCCCCTGGATTGCGCCCGCCGGGAACTGGAGGAAGAGACGGGCTACGTCAGCAACAGAATCGAACCCCTCGGCCGCTTCTATACCTCCCCCGGTTTCACCAACGAGCTCATGGTCGCCTTCCTGGCCTCCGAACTGAAGGCCACCACCCCGCGGCCGGAAGCCACCGAGCAGATCCGCGTCACCACCCTGCCTCTGGCTGACGCCCTGGCCGCCACCAGCGACGGCCGTATCGTCGACGGCAAGACCATCGCCGCCCTCCATCTGTACCATTTCCGCCGATCGAGGATGCCATGAGCTGGCGAGACCGAACCTGGAACCACGACGAGGGCAGACCGCGAAGGCCCTGGGGCGGCTTCAACACCGAGAACCCCATGGCCTGGGCTCCGTCGATCGGATCAGTCTTCGGCATCCGGATCAAGTTGCACATCATCTTCCTGATTTACCTTGCCGTGGAGTTGCTTCGATCGGCGTCTGAGGGAGGCTTCTGGTTCTCCTTGAGATACCTGATCATCCTCTTCGGGCTGGTCTTCCTCCACGAAATGGGCCACTGCTTCGGTGCCCGCCGTGTGGGCGGCGACGCAAGCGAGGTCCTCATGTGGCCGCTGGGCGGCCTGGCCATGGTCTCCGTCCCACACAACCCGCGGGCCCACCTGATCAGCGCTGCCGCAGGACCGTTGGTCAACTTCGCTTTCTGCATGATCTCCGCAACCGTCCTGAGCCTCGCGGCCGGCTCGATTCAAGCCGTGCCCTGGAACCCATTCGAAGCTTACCCGTCCGAAGCGGCCTTGCCCCTGCTGGTGGGATCGACCGTATTCCTGCTGCTCTATCAGTTCTTCTATGTGAACTACGTCCTCCTGCTCTTCAACGTCGTCTTGCCGCTTTTCCCGCTCGACGGCGGCCGTATCTGGCAGGCGATTCTGTGGTATCGACTCGGCTACAGTCGCTCCATGCAGATCGCATCGACCGCCGGAATGATCGGAGCCGTGCTCCTCGGCGTGTTCGGACTGTTCAATCAGAACCTCATGCTCGTCGGGGTGGCCGTCTTCGCCTACCTGACCAGCATGCAGTACCGCAAGGCGGTTGTCGCCGACCCCGAATGGGCCGAAGCACCATGCGATATCAACGCATCTCCAGACCAGGCCGACGGTCCCAAGCGCCGCAGGGGCCTCTTCGGCAAGGGACTCTGGGAACGCAAGCGGACGAAGATCGCCGCCGAGGACGCCGAGGTGGATCGCATCCTCGTCAAGGTCCACGATCAGGGCATTCAAAGCCTGAGTCGCTCCGAAAAGAAGACCCTCGAGCGCGCCACCCGCCGGCAACAGGGCACGGACCGCCACGCCGGCCGAGTCGATCGCCTTTGATCCACCCCGATAAACGCGTATACTGAGCCGCACGACCCGCTTCCCTTCGTCGTCCAGGAAGCACAACACGGCGGAACAACAACCATGACCGAGAAAGCCTATCAGATCTGCATCAATCCGGATTGCCAGGCCACCTACGGCATCGACCAGATTCTCTTCAGTTGCGACAAGTGCAAGTCCCTGCTCGACGTCGTCTACGACTGGGAGCGGCTGGCCCTGCCTCGCTCGCTCGAGTACTTCGAGCACCGCTGGGGAACCAAGGGACTGTGGTCGGAGGGACGGCTCGACTTCTCCGGGGTGTGGCGGTTCCGCGAACTGCTTCCATTCGTCCCGAACGAAGCCGTCGTCACCATCGGCGAAGGACGGACGCTGCTGGAGCAATGCGACACGCTCGGCCGTCAGATCGGCATGAAACCCAGCCGCCTGTTCCTTCAGTACGAGGGGCTGAATCCCTCGGGCAGCTTCAAGGACAACGGTATGACCGCAGCGTTCAGCCTGGCCCGCATGCTCGGGCGGCGGCGCGTGGCCTGCGCCAGCACCGGGAACACCTCCGCCTCGCTGGCCATGTTCGCCAACAAGAGCGAGCCGCCCATGCAAGGCATCGTCTTCATCGGAACCGGCAAGATCGCCTACGGCAAGCTCTCCCAGGCCCTCGACTACGGCGCCCTCACCCTGCAGATCGAGGGCGATTTCGATGCCTGCCTTCGCCGGGTCATGCAGATCGCCGACAAGCTCGGCATCTACCTGATGAACTCCGTCAACCCGTTCCG is a genomic window containing:
- the gcvT gene encoding glycine cleavage system aminomethyltransferase GcvT translates to MKRTPLYDYHVQQGARIVDFAGWDMPLLYAGIVEEHLHTRRIGSVFDVSHMGRIEFRGSDTEALLQKVCTRQLHDAQVGQSRYSHVCDQNGGILDDVIVSRYDDYWFMVCNACNHDRIVSWLQQHTTGKDVEIKDVTESTLMIAIQGPAVLPKLAPKLPFPLNELKRYRFTSGTFMMTPYSIFRSGYTGEDGVEVILPASIGPLLIGAVAGLAQGEDALKPAGLGARDTLRIEAGMPLYGHELTEETDSLSAGLAWCVDLKKDFIGAARLREIAKNGSKHKLVGLELTSKRIARQGTPVCSGSRAVGTVTSGTMSPTLGKSIAMAYVDSALSSTGQKLGVDLGGKTIDAVVVPIPFYKKP
- the gcvH gene encoding glycine cleavage system protein GcvH → MSANPADRKYSKTHEWFAAAGNVVTVGITKFAADQLTDITFVDLPPVGTKVNAGKPFGEIESVKATGELVSYVTGEVIETNTALADQPGLVNTDSFGGGWMIKVKVADLSALKALMDSPAYEAMLQEG
- the gcvPA gene encoding aminomethyl-transferring glycine dehydrogenase subunit GcvPA, whose amino-acid sequence is MNYLQLTDNDVQHMLSTIGVGRVDDLFRDIPPSLRLNRPLQLPEPLDELSLLAELERMAKANHTCDELVCFLGGGSYDHFIPTVVDSLAGQSEFVTAYTPYQAEASQGALQAFYEYQTLICQLTGMDVSNASLYEGATAVAEAVLIARSSTGRRRVVVSAAVHPDTRGVLATYLRELPIDLVPIETAGGLSSPDDLRRAVDDQTAAVVIQTPNVFGCVERLDRLSAIAHERGAVVVAAVDPISCALLKSPGTLGADIAVGDAQPLGIPMSFGGPSAGFMACKQAFMRKMPGRLIGATTDEAGRRAFCLTLQTREQHIRRERATSNICTNQGLYALRVAIYLSAVGRQGAARVASLCLDKSHYAAERIAGLKGFELRFQAPFFKEFVVRTTKDVKRVLAHARKRGLLAGVPLEPWYDHLADCFLVAVTEKRSREQIDALVAALDES
- a CDS encoding lipoate--protein ligase family protein, whose amino-acid sequence is MDQAASTVRWLTDPPLDGPANMARDEALLQRVGAGQSPPTLRFYHWSPATISMGYFQPYQDFASLPPPAGTLPVVRRQTGGGAILHDQELTYSLTLPLDHPLIGKGNANGLYDRVHEGFAAVLGYLGIAVSRGAATGACSHRGPFFCFERHSCFDLIVNGRKILGSAQRRTNHAVLQHGSLVLGRRYEQQPCAAVADYCSVAMDCYLDRLASAILQEYTGLQDPLVPGELALADQLRGKYEDPAWTRKR
- the gcvPB gene encoding aminomethyl-transferring glycine dehydrogenase subunit GcvPB, translating into MVHQANTANALSANPLSGAGLVPSEKLIFERSTPGLTAVSLPPTDVPPVDREKAIPRELLADSAPLLPEVGELDLVRHYTRLAHRLFSVDGNFYPLGSCTMKYNPKINERAAAMPGFTALHPLQQEVDIQGIMELLYHTRIFLAEIAGLADVTLQPCAGAHGEMTGVMIISAYHRHHGQDRPKVLTPDSAHGTNPATCTMCGRHALTVSSRPDGRVDLNDLRSKVDEQTAALMITNPNTTGLFDPQIANIAEILHAKGALLYLDGANMNAILGIARPGDFGVDVMHFNVHKTFSTPHGCGGPGAGPVAVSEKLRGFLPGPQVIRRADGTYGWDSMGKSSIGRVRSFHGQIGVLVRTFAYIRALGAAGLRGVSEKAVLSANYIAARLRGHYAMPFEPPYAHEFITVPEFRDRGVTELDISKRLIDHSFHPPTMSWPVAHCLMIEPTETESLATLDQFIEAMISIAREARENPDILHHAPHTMPVRRLDEVTAARKPDLCWQPESPSTSPAPSPVAERAPVS
- a CDS encoding amidohydrolase family protein — protein: RLPLQETDAAMETILLRHILNAELLDRAVVLAFDQYHNTDGQAVGARPNRSAIGSDLYLSNTYVRGLWQRYPRRILFGASIHPYRRLGAMTAADMLTEVAAAGAVLVKWLPQTQNIDSQDPRTVAFLRQAAKLGIPLLVHFGPEYTLGHHHKQFANPAGMLQTLRQLRDDGDMPTVIVAHLATPSMWPVALATRPHRILIEALAGEFASAPLYADIAALTMFSKARWLKRTLRIPAVRAKLVHGSDFPIPSSPLFFRSALGKEYHRVRQMPSWLDRDVAIKSAAGMGEDVLRRGGELLASRIRAADALAGIV